In Lolium rigidum isolate FL_2022 unplaced genomic scaffold, APGP_CSIRO_Lrig_0.1 contig_68177_1, whole genome shotgun sequence, the genomic window TGGTCAACGAGAACGAAAACAAATCGGCCCCATGGCGACCACGCCCCGCTGCCCGCCGGCGTGCCACGCGGCCAGGATTTCCGCCGTCCGCTGCCAGACGCCCCAAGTCCTACACTTCACCTCCACCCTCCGTGGCGGTCTCCCATACGCTCCGTCGGTGGTCGGCATGGAAGTCGTCGATGGCTTCTGTGGACGAGGCTCTGCCGCCAGGATCCAGCCACAAGCTCGTGAGATCGATGACGGCACGACGCTCGCCCCGGCGTTAGCCTCCGCCACGACCACCGGCCGCCGTGACCAGCCGCCCACCATCGACGATTTCCCGACGCGtggctgccgccgctgctcctcctctcccgcggtcgcggatgctcctccaccgccgcgcgctgctgccgcggcgagcttgcgtctccttcgacGCAAGCTTCTCCCGAGccggccatggccgagctcgcccatGTCGCCATGGACGGTGGTCTGAGCTCAGGGAAGATGGGTCTGCTGGGGATTCACTAGATGTTTCTCAGCGGGTTTGTTGTCGGCAGCTCAAATCTGATGATGGCGCTGCCTCCATTGTTGTTGGGAAGATCAAGGTCCGGGGAAGTTTTTCAATGTTACATATGGTCAAATTGATACAATAATCTGTGTATATTATGCTGAGAGATTGCACCAATATTACATACGTGTTCTTTAATGTTGGATAAGGTAGAAGAAAATGTTGTATATAGTGCAGTGAAACGTTGCAAAGCGATGtaacattttcaaaaatgttaTACACACAGAAAAAATATTACATTTGGCAACAAAATGTACCATTTATGGGGATTTTTGTACCATAACCGGCTGTAGCTACAGCCGGCTGATCCCTAGCGTTCACCTTTAAAATTAGTTCACATCAAAATTGGATGCTAAAACTGAATTTATCTTGTTGACTGAATCAGCCAGGCATCAGTTTCATGAAATTGCTGAGGGTGTGTGCTAGTTTTCTGTGCAAACCAAAAGGCACCAATCAAGATAGTGAAGCTGGAGTTTTATTGCTGCATTTCAGGATTTCTTCGGTAATAAACTTCAGTTTTCATAAATtcagtgaaaataggaacactacCAAAGTAATTCAAAAGGAGAGAGATTAGATTACTTTGTACTAGTACAAACAAAGATTTAGGTGGTCCGTGCAAACGATTGAAGACTTGTTGAAAACTTATAACAAAGGGACGAGATTAGGTTACTTTTATTCATATCATCCTGTTAACTTATCAATCCACATGTTCAAGGTGCAACTTGCATGTCTGATCACGCATTAAGGTTTCACCAAATCCCAAACCCCAACATTTTTCTTTTCCATTCTATAGTTGTCAAGTGGAAGGAAGATATGTGGATTCCTTCCCTTTTACTGGCTCtacattctttcttttctttcgaAAAACAATGCTGGCTGATGCAATGGCCATATGCAGTGTGAGCTCTTATAACCAACATGGCTTATAACGTGGtatgaaagaaaaaaaagttaTCTTGTTTTTGTTGCTATCAAAAGGAAAAAATAGTAGTATCAAAAAGCACGGCCTATACATCTTTTGTGCATGTTGACAGGCGTGCACAGAGGTGGTAAAGATTGCAGTCAACATGCTGGAAGACCACTAGCAGCATAGCAAATTTGATTAAGGAAAATAATCAACCTATGAAAATTCAAACCAAAAATACCACAGTGGACATGGGACTAGCGGTCTAGGTGTAGCTCTAAAGCAACATATGTATTTTCATCAAGTAAATGGAAAGTACAGTTCAGTTGTGTCTATTCATCAGTGTGTATTTAGAAGTATACATGAACACTGAAAGAGAATGTGGCCAGGTTGTGGGCGCCAATGTTTGACAAACAACAGTTTTGCTAGTTCTTGGTCGATCGAGAATTAGCTTAGAGATCGGTCACCTCTAGAGTAGTTGGATTTGCATCTTGATTCATATGTCCTGTGAGTTGCAATTGAGTTTTTCCAGTCGCAAGTGGTTTGCAACTGAGTAAAACATCTAGATATAATATACGTTATAAGTCATGCTGGGCATGAGTTGCAGTATGTTGCAACTGACCGAGAATTAAGCTACACTGCATAAATGCCGTGCCGCCAACTTAATGGCATGCAATTCATTTAAGAAAAATGACTTTTTTTTATTATCAAATATTTCATATAACTATGCAAAATTCTAGATATCTTAAAGTCTACCAATTCTGCTTTGAAAATATTAACTTTAGTTGGAAACAAAAATGGTTTTGCATGTTATTTCAATGATTGTCAAAGTTTATCCAGAATAAGATTCGAAGGTAGTACTTTATCATGAATTGAATTATCATTTATTAGCTATAAAGATCCATTTGTTAGCATTTATTTACGTGCAAAATACTCCTCATGTATTATATCCTGATATTTATCATATACTGGTAGTCATAAATCACTGCACTAATTGTAGATCTCAAAACTCAAACCTATGGCCTAGATGTTGTCCTCGTTTGCCTCGATGTCCATCAAATCCATGTCATAAAAACCTGCCATTTTTTAGCATGACCGTGATCTTTATTAGTACAACTGAAACATTGTAATCCAGAAACCTCTACATATAGATACCCTGAATTCAGTTTATGCAAACAGACGGTATCCTGCTCCATATTTGCAAGAGTTAAACAGGTGCAAATGAATCTGCTTCAGAGGAGAATAGTTCTCTTGCTGCCGTTGCTTGTACTGACCATTTCTTATAGCGATGCAGTAGCTCTGAGGCTACACGCCACCCATGCCGATGCCGGCCGAGGTCTCACCAATCGGGAGCTGCTGTACCGCATGGCTGCATGCAGCAAGGCCCGTTCCATGCGCCTGCTTTCTGGCCATGCTGCGCGCGTGGATCCCGGACCTTACGCCGACAGCGTCCCCGACACGGAGTACCTGGTGCACTTGTCCATCGGCACGCCGCCGCAGCTGGTGCATCTCAGCCTGGACACAGGGAGTGATCTCGTTTGGACGCAGTGCCAGCCGTGCCAGGTCTGCTTCGACCAAGCGCTCCCCTACTTCAACCCGTTCAACTCCTCCACGTTCTCTGTACTCCCTTGCCACCAGCCCATGTGCCAGCAGAACCTGGATTGGTCTTCCTGCGGCAAGCAGTACTGGGGCAACCAAACCTGCGTCTACGTCTATGACTACGCCGACAACTCCATAACGGCCGGCCACCTCGACACCGACACCTTCACCTTTGCGGCCGCTGATGGCGTCGGCAGCGCATCTGTGCCCGGTCTGGCCTTTGGTTGTGGCCTCTTTAACAACGGAAATTTCCAGTCAAACGGGACAGGCATCGCCGGCTTTGGCCGTGGTGCCCTGTCCCTGCCGTCGCAGCTCAAAGTGGGCAACTTCTCCCACTGTTTCACACCCATGACATGATCGGAAACCAGCGTAGTACTGCTCAGTGTTCCGACCAATCTATACGGCAACGCCGGCGACGTTGTCCAGTCCACTCCTCTCATCCAAAACACCGCGTCTCCGAATGCGTACTATCTCTCCCTCAAGGGCATAACTGTCGGCTCGACGAGGCTACAGGTCCCGGAGTCAGTGTTCGCCTTGAAGCAGGACGGCATGGTCGGCACCATCATCGACTCCGGCACAGGCATGACGTCACTGCCTCAAGACGTGTACAATCTCCTGCATGACGCCTTTGTCGCTCAGGCGAGGCTCCCCGTGTACAACTCGACAACAGCGGCGCCCCAGCTCTGCTTCTTGGTGCCACCGCAAGGCAAGCCAGATGTGCCGAAGCTGGTGCTGCACTTGGAGGGCGCGACGCTGGACCTGCCGCGGGAGAACTACATGTTTGAGTTCGAGGAGGCTGGTTGCAACATCACCTGCCTTGCTGTTAGTGCCTGGGGCGATCTGACCACAATAGGCAACTACCAGCAGCAGAACATGCACGTCCTCTACGATCTGGCAAATAGTTTGTTGTCTTTTGTACCGGCACAATGCGACAGGCTTTAGGCTTTGCACAATCCTGCCGGAGCGCCCGTCTACCAGAGTATGCGCGAGCTATGTCATTGGAGAGGAATTTTAAGATGCACCCATTCAGTGAGAACCATTAACTGAATTAGATCCAGAAGGCACCTGGGCCTGACAATATTCCAATTGAGTTTTTGCAGCATTATTGGCATTTAGTCAAGTCTGATATTATGCGTATCTTCCAGAAGTTTCTTGATGAATCCTTAGATATTAAGCGCTTGAACTATGGGGTTATTACCTTGCTTCCTAAAATCTCTGGGCCTGATAAAATCTCACAATACAGACCTATTTGCTTACTGCCTTGTATTTATAAATGGATAACTAAAACCTTGACAATCAGATTAGAACCTTATGCCTCGAAATTGTTTAGCATCCAGCAAAActcttttatcaaaaaaaaaaaatcttggatgGTGTGCTGTCTTTGCATGAATTTCTGAATTATATACTCATGTTAAGAAACAATGTGGAGTGGCGATTAAGTTGGATTTCGAGAAGGCTTACGAGAAAGTCGATTGGAATTGCATTTTGGATTTCCTCAAACTAAGGGGGTTTAATGAGAAGATTTGCTTTTGGATCAAACAAGCTTTCTTTGATGGCACACAGTAAGTGTGAAACTTAATAATGAATGggcctgggggggggggggggctacttTCGGAGTGCCAAAGGGGTCAGGCAAGGTGACCCCCCCCCCCGGCTCTTACTTGGTTTAACGTCATTGTGGAATCTTTGACTAAAATGGTGCTTAAAGAGCAACAAAATTGTCTCCTTGTTGGCTTGGCACCTGATTTGATACCTAATGGTGTTGATGTGCTGCAATATGCAGATGGCCCGGTGCTTTGTATCAGTCATGAACCTGATAAAGCAGTGAATCTGAAACTCCTGTTATATATGTTTGAGCTTATGTCCGGCCTCAAAATAAATTGAGGAGTTGCTCCAGTGCTTTTTGACTCTTTTTTTGCATGCTTTCCAAAGCATTCTGATGGCTGTCATTAAGGGAGCTAATCCCACCAGTTTGCCTAATGAAAGGGTACTGACGTCACTTCACTTTTCAAATTCATCTGGCCCGAACCGTCGAGCTTGGCCTGCGCTTGCTCCAGGCCCATATCGTCCACCTCCCTTACGAATTCTGATTGGGATTCTCTAGATTCAAAATTGATTAAAAAGCTGGATGTCTGGATAGTGGATTGGCGAAGCTACCTCATCTGGTGGGAAGAAAGTGCTTATAGAGGCTAGCCTGTGAACAGTGCTATACTATCCTATGTCTATGTTTCTCTTTAACAAGAATTTTCTGGAAAAAATTGATAAACATAGAaactttttttttggcaaaagaagaaaggaaaaaagagcTATCATACTGTCAAGTGGACCAAAATCTGTAGATCAAATAAAAAAGTTGGCCTTGGAATTAAGGGTTTGACGAAACAAAACATTAGTTTACTGGTTGAGTGGTGGTGGAAATTGGAAACCCAAGATGGGTTATAGCAGAGAATTGTTAAAGCTCGATACCTTTGCAACAAATCTGTTGCTAATGTGGTTGCCAGGTTTTCTGATTCACCATGTTGGAAGTCTCTGTTACAGGTGAAAGAaacttaccttgctggtagaaaagtCATTCTGAACAGTGGTGATGTTATTCGTTTTTGGAAGAAACCCCTGGAAAAATGATATTCCCTTGTGTGATCAGTACCCTGAGCTATTTGACATTTGCCAACAGCAGAACTGTACGACTAAGTGCTTTGTTGTCCACTACGATGAAATTTTGCACAGTTTTGACCTCATTTCTCTGTCTGTGGAGACTGTGGATCCTGATACCATAGTGTGGAGTTTGAACAAAAATGGCCAGTTCTCTATGAAATCTTTCTATGATTTCCTTGAGAAGAGCTTATCTGGTGCTGATAATAGACTAATTTGGAAAGCTAAACTCACCCCTAAAAATTCAAATCTTTATGTGGCAATGTTTTAGGGATGCAATTCTGACTAGATCAAACGCTAGGAAACGAAGTTGGCCTGGCAACCCGGTCTGTTCCTTTTGTGATCAAATTGAAACTTTGGAACACCTGTTTTTCACTTGTCCAGTGGCTAGAATTGCTTGGCGTGTGATGGGTTCTTTGCTGGGTACTTCGAGGTGTCCTAGAAATTTGTGGCAAGCGATAACGTGGTTTTATGCCTTTTTACCTGGAGGAAAAAAATTATAAGGTTGGTTTGGCGTCTGTGTGTTGGTCCATTTGGACAATATAAGAAATAAGATCACCTTTGAGGAACATGTACTGAGGTCCCCTGTGGAGGCGGTTTTCATTATCTGTTCTTTCCTTCTTTATTGTGAAGGTTCACATGTAGGGGATGGCAAATGCAATCTAGCTGATGGAGCGAGGAAGATGATGAAAACGGCTGCTGAAGTGACGAGGGGATTGAGCTGGTGGTTTCCTGGAAGGAGTTGTTCCCTAGTACTTGACATAATTCCAGTAAACTATGCTTTTGTCCCTGGTGTTTGGTTTTGTAATATTTCGAGTTTGTTTGAACTTTCCCAGACCTGTAGTTGTCTCCATGAGTTGTTCAAAGTGGTAGCAGGTTTTTGCCCGGGTGTTCGAGATAAAAAAACTCAGCAGGTTTCCTGCTACTGCTCCAACTCACTATCTTATTTTTCTTTCTACCTTTAATTGTTGTTTGTAAAAAGATCCCGTTGTTTCCCTAGAGCAATTAATGAAAGAGGGGTTATAGCTCGGTTGGCAAAATAATTAGATCCAAGGGTTAGCATTACTGTTACCATACTTCCTACGTTTTAAAATAAGTGTCACAACTTAATTTAGATGTAGACCGTATCTAGGCAAAGGTGCAGTAATTATTTTGAAACGAAGAAAGTAGCACACAAAGCTGTATCAATTATTTTGAAACGAAGGGAGTAGCACAGTAGCAGGTGAGAGGATGCTAATGTCTCCGTGTTTCCTCAAAATAACTGTACAAACTCTCTTCTTCGTATACTGCAATGCCAAAACTCCTATCCCGTTGCCGGTCCGGCCGGAAAAAGAAGAGACACCACATGGACCAACTCGCTTGTCTCCATTCTCGATGTCGGGTGCAACACAGTATCAGCTCGAGTcagtaatactccctccatttccatTTAATTGATGCAGAGTGTTCGCGATAGAGTATGTAGGCACGTGTATTTCGAAACAGCTTTTCATCCGGAAATTCGTTTTGGGTCTCGGGTGCAGATGCTCCCGATTCCTGGACCAATCACATTCGCCATGTGTCTGGCTTGCCGGTGTATTTCGGTCATGTATTCATAAACTATCATCCATTTGGAACAGTGCAAGGACCCAGGCACCCAGCGCACCAGAGCCTTATTAATGCTTTGTGGAGCGTCTTGGCCGAGAAGGTTCATGACGGTGCTAAATTTCCTGGACCGTGGTCTGATTGACGCGGACCGTGCACTTATTTGACTCTCCTACATTTGTCTATTTCTTCCCCTCACTCCTCTCACAAAATTCTAAAATCGAGAGGAGCTTCAAACCATAGCAATTCCTTTTTGACGGAAACTTGTAGGTGCTTCACCGTTTCGTTAAATTTGAAAAGCAATACACGGCTGAAGCCAGGGGAAAGACAAATGAATTCAAACActgagcaagtcaaagttccagtACTGCATTAGACATAGCGGCTCTACATTCAGAAAAAAGCTATCTCTTCCCCACACAATATAGGCAGCGATCGCAAGTTTCCTTAGTAGTTCAGAACTTTGCCTCCCAGGCACTAAGCATGGCCTTCTATTCTTCATCCGCCCATCCCAACGAAGATTCGGTGCTCCTCCTGCTTATCGCATGCCCTTTCTGTGCTGACCAACTGACCATGTTATTACCTTCGGACCAAGCATGGCGAGAAGGCTGGTCACAGGTTCTACAAGTGTGGGGGCTTGCCGACGGCATAGCGTAAGTTATTCCAAATTAAATCCAAATCTGCGTAGATCTTCTATTCAGTTCTTGTGGTTTTAATCTCATCCAGCTACCCATCTCTCCCGCGCAGACTAGCGATTGCGGTTTCTTTGAGTTGCAGAAGACATTCGGCGACTTGCTGCTAAAGTCCAGGTCGCCATTGAGGTTCTGGTCGCCGGACTCGTTGCTCACCACGCACCGCATCCTGCCCATGTCGTTGCTGCTCCAGCGACAGCGAATGTGCCTCCTGACTGCCGGCCGTTAGTTCCACCGTTCCTTGAACGGCCACTCGGAGTTAAATGACGTACGCGTTGGCCCAACCGTACCTCTGAATCCATGTATACTACAATTTCTGCTCGACCGCA contains:
- the LOC124682115 gene encoding aspartic proteinase nepenthesin-2-like, producing the protein VLLSVPTNLYGNAGDVVQSTPLIQNTASPNAYYLSLKGITVGSTRLQVPESVFALKQDGMVGTIIDSGTGMTSLPQDVYNLLHDAFVAQARLPVYNSTTAAPQLCFLVPPQGKPDVPKLVLHLEGATLDLPRENYMFEFEEAGCNITCLAVSAWGDLTTIGNYQQQNMHVLYDLANSLLSFVPAQCDRL